The Streptomyces sp. CC0208 genome window below encodes:
- a CDS encoding pitrilysin family protein: MGHTATDQAGTGGLTATEHRLANGLRVVLSEDHLTPVAAVCLWYDVGSRHEVKGRTGLAHLFEHLMFQGSGQVKGNGHFELVQGAGGSLNGTTSFERTNYFETMPTHQLELALWLEADRMGSLLAALDDESMENQRDVVKNERRQRYDNVPYGTAFEKLTALAYPEGHPYHHTPIGSMADLDAATLEDARAFFRTYYAPNNAVLSVVGDIDPEQTLAWIEKYFGSIPSHDGKPAPRDGSLPEIIGEQLREVVEEEVPARALMAAYRLPHDGSREADAADLALTVLGGGESSRLYNRLVRRDRTAVAAGFGLLRLAGAPSLGWLDVKTSGDVEVPVIEAAIDEELARFAEEGPTAEEMERAQAQLEREWLDRLGTVAGRADELCRYAVLFGDPQLALTAVQRVLEVSAEEVQEVAKAKLRPDNRAVLVYEPTAPAEIADSAEEAAEDPQAAATVEASDENEEAAK, translated from the coding sequence ATGGGTCACACGGCCACAGACCAGGCAGGCACCGGGGGCCTGACAGCGACCGAGCACCGCCTGGCCAACGGGCTGCGCGTGGTGCTCTCCGAGGACCACCTGACCCCGGTCGCGGCGGTGTGCCTCTGGTACGACGTCGGCTCGCGCCACGAGGTCAAGGGGCGTACCGGCCTGGCTCACCTTTTCGAGCACTTGATGTTCCAGGGCTCCGGACAGGTCAAGGGCAACGGGCACTTCGAGCTCGTCCAGGGCGCGGGCGGCTCGCTCAACGGCACCACCAGCTTCGAGCGCACCAACTACTTCGAGACCATGCCGACCCATCAGCTGGAGCTCGCCCTCTGGCTGGAGGCCGACCGCATGGGCTCGCTGCTGGCCGCCCTCGACGACGAGTCGATGGAGAACCAGCGCGACGTCGTCAAGAACGAGCGCAGGCAGCGCTACGACAACGTCCCCTACGGCACCGCGTTCGAGAAACTGACCGCGCTCGCCTACCCGGAGGGCCACCCCTACCACCACACCCCGATCGGTTCGATGGCCGACCTGGACGCGGCCACCCTGGAGGACGCGCGCGCGTTCTTCCGCACGTACTACGCGCCCAACAACGCCGTCCTGTCGGTCGTCGGTGACATCGACCCGGAGCAGACGCTCGCCTGGATCGAGAAGTACTTCGGCTCCATCCCCTCGCACGACGGCAAGCCCGCGCCCCGCGACGGCTCCCTGCCCGAGATCATCGGCGAGCAGCTGCGCGAGGTCGTCGAGGAGGAGGTCCCCGCGCGCGCGTTGATGGCCGCCTACCGGCTGCCGCACGACGGCAGCCGCGAGGCGGACGCGGCCGACCTGGCCCTCACCGTCCTCGGCGGCGGTGAGTCCTCCCGCCTCTACAACCGGCTCGTACGGCGCGACCGTACCGCCGTCGCGGCCGGCTTCGGCCTGCTGCGCCTGGCCGGTGCGCCCTCCCTGGGCTGGCTCGACGTGAAGACCTCAGGGGACGTCGAGGTGCCGGTCATCGAGGCCGCCATCGACGAGGAGCTCGCGCGGTTCGCCGAGGAGGGCCCCACGGCCGAGGAGATGGAGCGCGCCCAGGCTCAGTTGGAGCGCGAGTGGCTGGACCGGCTCGGCACCGTCGCCGGCCGCGCCGACGAACTGTGCCGGTACGCCGTCCTGTTCGGCGACCCCCAGCTCGCCCTGACCGCCGTACAGCGCGTCCTGGAGGTGAGCGCCGAGGAGGTCCAGGAGGTCGCCAAGGCCAAACTGCGCCCCGACAACCGCGCGGTGCTCGTCTACGAGCCCACCGCCCCGGCCGAGATCGCCGACAGCGCCGAGGAGGCCGCCGAGGACCCGCAGGCCGCGGCGACCGTAGAAGCCAGCGACGAGAACGAGGAGGCGGCCAAGTGA
- a CDS encoding pitrilysin family protein, whose translation MTELATMEFHPQPQAGEPKVWAFPAPERGTLDNGLTLLRCHRPGQQVVAVEVLLDAPLDAEPAGLDGVATIMARAFSEGTDKHSAEDFAAELERCGATLDAHADHPGVRLSLEVPASRLAKALGLLADALRAPAFADSEVERLVRNRLDEIPHELANPSRRAAKELSRELFPADSRMSRPRQGTEETVENIDSAAVRAFYEKHVRPATATAVVVGDLTGIDLDALLADTLGSWTGSTGEPRPVPPVTADDTGRVVIVDRPGAVQTQLLIGRIGADRHARVWPAQVLGTYCLGGTLTSRLDRVLREEKGYTYGVRSFGQVLRSAPDGSGAAMLAISGSVDTPNTGPALDDLWKVLRTLAESGLTDAERDVAVQNLVGVAPLKYETAAAVASTLADQVEQHLPDDYQATLYQQLAATGTVEATAAVVNAFPVDRLVTILVGDAAAIKEPVEALGIGEVKVVTAE comes from the coding sequence GTGACCGAGCTCGCCACGATGGAATTCCACCCGCAGCCGCAGGCGGGCGAGCCCAAGGTCTGGGCCTTCCCCGCCCCCGAGCGCGGGACGCTCGACAACGGCCTCACCCTCCTGCGCTGCCACCGCCCCGGCCAGCAGGTCGTCGCCGTCGAGGTGCTCCTGGACGCGCCGTTGGACGCCGAGCCGGCCGGCCTGGACGGTGTCGCCACGATCATGGCGCGCGCGTTCTCCGAGGGCACCGACAAGCACTCCGCCGAGGACTTCGCCGCCGAGCTGGAGCGCTGCGGCGCCACCCTGGACGCGCACGCCGACCACCCGGGCGTCCGTCTGAGCCTCGAAGTGCCCGCCTCCCGCCTGGCCAAGGCGCTCGGTCTGCTGGCCGACGCGCTCAGGGCGCCCGCGTTCGCGGACAGCGAGGTGGAGCGGCTCGTCCGCAACCGCCTCGACGAGATCCCGCACGAGCTGGCCAACCCGTCCCGCCGCGCGGCCAAGGAGCTCTCCAGGGAACTCTTCCCGGCGGACTCGCGCATGTCGCGCCCGCGCCAGGGGACCGAGGAGACCGTCGAGAACATCGACTCCGCGGCCGTGCGCGCCTTCTACGAGAAGCACGTGCGGCCCGCCACCGCGACCGCCGTGGTCGTCGGTGACCTCACCGGCATCGACCTGGACGCGCTGCTCGCCGACACCCTCGGCTCCTGGACCGGCTCCACGGGCGAGCCGCGCCCCGTGCCGCCGGTGACCGCCGACGACACCGGCCGGGTCGTCATCGTGGACCGCCCCGGCGCCGTCCAGACGCAGCTGCTGATCGGCCGTATCGGAGCGGACCGGCACGCACGCGTGTGGCCCGCGCAGGTGCTCGGCACGTACTGCCTCGGCGGCACCCTCACCTCCCGCCTGGACCGCGTCCTGCGCGAGGAGAAGGGCTACACCTACGGCGTACGGTCGTTCGGCCAGGTCCTCAGGTCCGCCCCGGACGGCTCGGGCGCCGCGATGCTCGCCATCAGCGGCTCGGTCGACACCCCGAACACCGGTCCCGCCCTGGACGACCTGTGGAAGGTGCTGCGCACGCTCGCCGAGAGCGGTCTCACCGACGCGGAGCGCGATGTCGCCGTACAGAACCTCGTCGGTGTGGCACCGCTCAAGTACGAGACGGCCGCGGCCGTCGCGAGCACGCTGGCCGACCAGGTCGAGCAGCACCTGCCCGACGACTACCAGGCGACGCTTTACCAGCAGCTCGCCGCGACCGGCACCGTCGAGGCCACCGCCGCCGTCGTGAACGCCTTCCCGGTGGACCGGCTGGTGACGATCCTGGTCGGCGACGCGGCCGCCATCAAGGAGCCCGTCGAAGCCCTCGGCATCGGCGAAGTCAAGGTCGTGACGGCCGAGTAG
- a CDS encoding M23 family metallopeptidase translates to MAFTCATGKHRRPSRMKRTTARAAGVAALATTGVIGVVAAPALAADNSVEQTGLMPVVTVGDSLADQLGAQAEAQAQAAAQKKAAAEAKRKAEARAKEIREAKERAAREAERKRLNAFVAPISGSYVSTGYKTGGSLWSSGSHTGVDFHAASGTSVHAVGRGTVVETGWGGSYGNQIVIRMADGTYTQYGHLSSIGVSVGQSVTPGQQIGLSGATGNVTGPHLHFEARTSPEYGSDIDPVSYLRSHGVNV, encoded by the coding sequence ATGGCGTTCACCTGCGCCACCGGGAAGCACCGTCGTCCCAGCCGCATGAAGCGCACGACCGCCCGCGCCGCAGGCGTCGCGGCCCTTGCCACCACCGGCGTCATCGGCGTCGTCGCCGCCCCCGCGCTCGCCGCCGACAACTCCGTCGAGCAGACCGGTCTCATGCCCGTCGTCACCGTCGGCGACTCCCTCGCGGACCAGCTCGGCGCCCAGGCCGAGGCCCAGGCCCAGGCCGCCGCACAGAAGAAGGCGGCGGCGGAGGCCAAGCGGAAGGCCGAGGCGCGTGCCAAGGAGATACGCGAGGCCAAGGAGCGCGCCGCCCGTGAGGCCGAGCGCAAGCGTCTCAACGCCTTCGTCGCCCCGATCTCCGGCTCCTACGTCTCCACCGGCTACAAGACCGGCGGCTCGCTGTGGTCCTCCGGCAGCCACACCGGTGTCGACTTCCACGCCGCCAGCGGCACCTCCGTGCACGCGGTCGGCCGCGGCACCGTCGTGGAGACGGGCTGGGGCGGGTCGTACGGGAACCAGATCGTGATCAGGATGGCCGACGGCACGTACACCCAGTACGGCCACCTGTCGTCCATCGGCGTCTCGGTCGGCCAGTCGGTCACCCCCGGCCAGCAGATCGGCCTCTCCGGCGCGACCGGCAACGTCACCGGACCGCACCTGCACTTCGAGGCGCGCACCAGCCCGGAGTACGGCTCGGACATCGACCCCGTCTCCTACCTGCGGTCGCACGGCGTGAACGTCTGA